The DNA segment GTTATTTGTCGTCGCGGCCCGGCATGGTCAACCGTAAAACCTAATGCGGACGTAGTTTACGATCACACTCGGCTCTGGGAAATTCCCCGAATTCGCTTGGAGCGCGATCAGCTTTAGGGAGGGAAATCGGCTCCATGACGACGACTCTCAGAGGAGAGGATCTTGCTTCAGCCTCATCCACGCTGTACAAGAGGGAGAGGAGTCAAAGAATTGTTGAACGCCACCATCAAGATGGGCCGGGCGATCTTCTTCTCACGCTGATCCTTGGTAGCGGTCCACTCGATTCGCCGAGACTCCCGCCTGCTCGACTCGTCCCTCTCGGTCACGCTCATTCCCTCCTCTGCGTGGTAAGGTCGGCTCGCCATGAGAACTCTCCTCCCTATGGCCGATCGTTGGATGCCCGTGGTTTTGGCCCTGGCGATGGTCGCGCTGTCACGTCCCGTCCAAGGGGATGAGGCGACGAAGGGCAAAGCTATCTACTTGAAGCAGTGCGCATCGTGCCACGGTCTAGCGGGTGAAGGCGCCGAGGACTATCCGCACGCGCTCGTGGGGGACAAGTCGATCAAGGAGCTTGCCAAGTACATCGCCAAGACGATGCCAGAGGACGACCCGGGGACCTGTGTGGGCGACGATGCCGATGAGGTCGCCGCTTATATTCACGACGCCTTCTATTCGAGCGTCGCGCAGGCGCGAAACAAGCCGGCTCGGATCGAGTTGTCTCGGCTGACGGTACGCCAGCACCAGAACGCCCTGGCCGATCTGATCGGCTCGTTCCGAGGCTCCATGGAGTGGGACGGGCCGAAGGGCCTTCAGGGCGACTACTTCAAGTCCCAACGCAGTCGTCAGGAAGACCGATTGATCGACCGCGTCGATCCGTCGGTCCAGTTCGACTTCGGAGTCAATCTGCCTGGCTCGGACGAGGTCGGGCATCGATTCTTCATCCGATGGCAGGGCGGAGTGCTCGCGCCGGACTCGGGGGATTACGAGTTCGTCGTCCGGACCGAGCATTCGGTGAAGCTCTGGGTGAACGATCTTGAGAAGCCGCTCATCGACCGCTGGGTGAAGTCGGGAAAGGACAACGAGTACCGCGAGACGATCCGGCTGATCGGTGGTCGGGTCTATCCGATCCGGATGGAGATGGCGAAGGGGAAGCAAGGGGTCAACGACGACAAGAAGAAGGGCCCGCCGCCCCCGACTCCGGCGAGCATCGCCCTGCTCTGGAAGCGGCCGAAGGGGGTGGTGGAGACGCTCTCCGCACGATATCTCTCTCCCAAGAAGACCCCCGAGGTTTTCGTCCTCCACACGCCCTTCCCCCCGGATGATCGCAGCATGGGCTACGAGCGGGGGACGTCGGTCTCGCGGGCCTGGGACGAAGCCGCGACCGATGCGGCGTTGGAGACGGCCGGGTACGTCGTCGACCACCTGAACCGCCTAGCGGAAACGAGCACCGACGCGTCCGACCGTCGGGAGAAAGTCCAGGCGTTCTGCAAGCGGTTCGTCGAACGAGCTTTCCGCCGGCCGCTCGACGACGAGCAGAAACAGATGTATGTCGACCGTCGCTTCGGCGACGGCGTCGACCTGGAAATCGCCGTGAAGCGGGTCGTGCTGTCGACCCTGCTCTCGCCGGCGTTTCTCTATCAGGAGGCCTCGGCGAACCCGGACCAGTACGACCTGGCCTCGCGGCTCTCGTTCGGCCTCTGGGACTCGATCCCCGATCAGGAACTGCTGGAAGCCGCTGCGAAGGGCGAATTGAAGAACCGCGATCAGGTGGCGAAGCAGGCCGAGCGGATGGTGAACGACGTCCGCACGAAGGCCAAATTGCGGGAGTTCCTCCTCCAGTGGCTCCGAGTCGACCGGGTGGCCGACCTGTCCAAGGACCCGAAGGCGTTCCCCGAGTTCGACGAAGCGACGGCGGCCGATTTGCGAACCTCGCTGGAGATGTTCCTGGACGACGTGGCCTGGTCGGACGGTTCGGACTTCCGACGCTTCCTGGAATCGGACGAACTGTACCTCAACGGCCGGCTCGGGAAGCTGTACGGGGCGTCGCTGCCGGCCGACGCGCCGTTCCAGAAGATCAAACTCAGCGATGAGCCTCGCGCGGGGTTGTTGACCCATCCGTACCTGATGGCGAGCTTCGCCTACACGGCGACCAGTTCCCCGATTCATCGCGGCGTTTTCCTGGCGAGAGGCGTTCTGGGTCGAGCCCTGGCGGCGCCTCCGGCGGCCGTTGCGCCGCTCGCCCCAGACCTTCACGCCGGGCTGACGACCCGCGAGCGAGTGGCTCTGCAGACGAGCCCCAAGGAATGCCGGATGTGCCATGATATGATCAACTCGGTGGGATTCACGCTGGAGAACTTCGACGCCCTCGGCCGCTTCCGCAAGGAGGAGAACGGCAAGCCGATCGACGCCAGCGGGACCTATCAGGCGACGTCGGGCGAGTCGATCGTCCTGCGCGGGCCTCGCGAGTTGGCGGACTACCTTGTGAAGGCGGACGAGACGCGGACGGCCTTCTCCCAGCAGTTGTTCCACAACCTGGTCAAGCAGCCGGTCAACGCCTTCGGCCCCGACGAACTCAAGAAGCTGGCAACGGCCTTCGAGAAGGCCGATTTCAACATCCGCAAGCTGATGGTCGAGATGATGGCCGACTCGGCGACGGCCTCCCGACAGCCTGCTGAAAAGACGGTGGCGGCGACTCCCTAATCGAACGGACCTCCTTTCCTCTCGGCGACGCGTCGCCTCAAGCTCGGAGAAGTAACCATGGCCCGATCCCGCTCGCGACGCGACTTCATCCGCGACCTCGGCCTTGGCTCGGCGGCGCTGCCGTTCCTGCTGAACCTCCCGAGCCTGGGCTTCGCTGGGACCTCCGCGCGGAAGAAGCGGCTCATCGTCATGTTCAGCCCCAACGGCATCATCCCGGACGCCTTCTGGCCCGATGAGGAAGGGGCGGATTTCAAGCTCAAGGAGAGCCTGACCCCGTTGGAGCCGTTCAAGGACAAGACCCTGATCCTGCACGGCGTCTGCGACAAGGTCCGCGGCGACGGCGACAACCACATGCGCGGGATGGGCTGCCTGCTGACGGGGATTGAGCTGTTCCCCGGCAACATCCAGGGGGGCTCGGACACGCCGGCCGGCTGGGCGAGCGGGCTGTCGATCGACCAGGAGATCAAGAAGAAGTATCAGGCCGACGAGGCGACCCGCACCCGGTTCGGCTCGCTGGAGTTCGGCGTAATGGTCCCCGACCGGGCCGACACCTGGACCCGCATGGTCTACGACGGCCCCAACAAGCCAATCGCCCCGATCGACGACCCCTACCAGATGTTCAACAAGCTCTACGGTCGGATGAAAGACCAGGCCACCCTCAGGAGCGTCCTCGACGACGTTCAGGGGGACCTGAAGAAGATCGAGTCCGCCGTGAGCGTCGAAGACCGCCGGATCCTTGAGGAACATGCGACGTTCGTCCGCGAAATGGAGCGCGAGCTGAAGTCGACCGAGGGTTCCGGCCTCGACCACGCCGTCCCTCAGCTTGAGCCAGGCATCAAGACGGCCAACGACGAGATGCCGAGGATCAGCAAGGCCCAGATCGACCTGATGGTCCAGAGCTTCGCCGCCGACTTCGCCCGCGTCGCGACGCTCCAGTACACGAACTCCGTCGGCGGGGCCAAGATGCACTGGTTGGGGGTGAACGAGGGCCATCACGAGCTTTCCCACAACCCGGACAGCGACAAGGCGTCGGTGGAGAAGCTCACCAAGATCAACAAGTGGTACTGCGAGCAACTCGCCTACCTGTCGAAGCGACTCGCCGAAACCCCCGAGCCCGGCGG comes from the Paludisphaera rhizosphaerae genome and includes:
- a CDS encoding DUF1552 domain-containing protein; translated protein: MARSRSRRDFIRDLGLGSAALPFLLNLPSLGFAGTSARKKRLIVMFSPNGIIPDAFWPDEEGADFKLKESLTPLEPFKDKTLILHGVCDKVRGDGDNHMRGMGCLLTGIELFPGNIQGGSDTPAGWASGLSIDQEIKKKYQADEATRTRFGSLEFGVMVPDRADTWTRMVYDGPNKPIAPIDDPYQMFNKLYGRMKDQATLRSVLDDVQGDLKKIESAVSVEDRRILEEHATFVREMERELKSTEGSGLDHAVPQLEPGIKTANDEMPRISKAQIDLMVQSFAADFARVATLQYTNSVGGAKMHWLGVNEGHHELSHNPDSDKASVEKLTKINKWYCEQLAYLSKRLAETPEPGGPGSLLDNTTIIWTNELGKGNSHTLDNIPFVLVGNGLDFKMGRSLKYKKTPHNRLLLAVAHGMGHTELNRFGNPDFCGDGPLTNLT
- a CDS encoding DUF1592 domain-containing protein codes for the protein MPVVLALAMVALSRPVQGDEATKGKAIYLKQCASCHGLAGEGAEDYPHALVGDKSIKELAKYIAKTMPEDDPGTCVGDDADEVAAYIHDAFYSSVAQARNKPARIELSRLTVRQHQNALADLIGSFRGSMEWDGPKGLQGDYFKSQRSRQEDRLIDRVDPSVQFDFGVNLPGSDEVGHRFFIRWQGGVLAPDSGDYEFVVRTEHSVKLWVNDLEKPLIDRWVKSGKDNEYRETIRLIGGRVYPIRMEMAKGKQGVNDDKKKGPPPPTPASIALLWKRPKGVVETLSARYLSPKKTPEVFVLHTPFPPDDRSMGYERGTSVSRAWDEAATDAALETAGYVVDHLNRLAETSTDASDRREKVQAFCKRFVERAFRRPLDDEQKQMYVDRRFGDGVDLEIAVKRVVLSTLLSPAFLYQEASANPDQYDLASRLSFGLWDSIPDQELLEAAAKGELKNRDQVAKQAERMVNDVRTKAKLREFLLQWLRVDRVADLSKDPKAFPEFDEATAADLRTSLEMFLDDVAWSDGSDFRRFLESDELYLNGRLGKLYGASLPADAPFQKIKLSDEPRAGLLTHPYLMASFAYTATSSPIHRGVFLARGVLGRALAAPPAAVAPLAPDLHAGLTTRERVALQTSPKECRMCHDMINSVGFTLENFDALGRFRKEENGKPIDASGTYQATSGESIVLRGPRELADYLVKADETRTAFSQQLFHNLVKQPVNAFGPDELKKLATAFEKADFNIRKLMVEMMADSATASRQPAEKTVAATP